From one Luteipulveratus mongoliensis genomic stretch:
- a CDS encoding prepilin peptidase has translation MALSSVVLYGWLRRLRYRTDDDEATRPPPRHWWVVVAVPLGAALLAHRMDTDQPVAATWVYASTLIPLAALVAIDADVQRLPDVITLPLVVAVVCALTTCSASEDRWSSLTRAAVCGGGWLIAFGALWFVAGDRGVGLGDVKLAPALGLMLGWLSWAAAVVAVYVMVLSAAAYAITLIATGRGGRGTRFAYGPFMVLGAVIGFLVG, from the coding sequence ATGGCTCTGTCAAGCGTCGTGCTATACGGGTGGCTCCGCCGCCTCCGCTACCGCACCGACGACGACGAAGCGACCAGACCGCCGCCACGGCACTGGTGGGTAGTCGTCGCCGTTCCGTTGGGGGCGGCGCTGCTGGCGCACCGGATGGACACCGATCAGCCCGTCGCTGCGACGTGGGTCTACGCGTCGACTCTGATCCCGTTGGCCGCGCTCGTTGCCATCGACGCAGACGTTCAACGTCTTCCTGATGTCATCACGCTGCCCCTGGTGGTCGCTGTGGTCTGCGCGCTGACCACGTGCTCGGCATCGGAAGACCGCTGGAGTTCGCTCACCCGTGCGGCCGTCTGCGGCGGCGGCTGGCTCATCGCCTTTGGAGCGTTGTGGTTCGTCGCCGGCGACCGGGGCGTCGGCCTGGGCGACGTCAAGCTCGCGCCAGCCCTCGGGCTGATGCTGGGCTGGCTGTCGTGGGCGGCTGCCGTCGTCGCGGTCTACGTGATGGTGCTGAGCGCCGCGGCGTACGCGATCACCCTGATCGCAACAGGCAGGGGCGGACGCGGCACGAGGTTCGCCTATGGGCCATTCATGGTGCTGGGTGCCGTGATCGGATTCCTGGTCGGCTGA
- a CDS encoding EamA family transporter, which translates to MTDTQPIAVPTGPAGATSPRTSPGRLALTLALVSAAAFGTSGPFGKALFEGGWSPAAAVTARIGIAALVLAIPTALELRGRWHLLRKNLGVVLIYGMTGVAGCQLFYFVAVDHLSVGVALLLEYLSPVLLVGYAWATTRRRPSPLTIAGAGCALAGLALVLNVFGDVSLNLIGVAFGLAAAFCSAAYFVVASHSHDESLPPLALAGAGMAAGVLPLLAVGALGLLPMDASTEDVPFAGHQVSFLVPLLGIAVLAAAFAYVTGVLSARMLGSRLASFLALSEVLFAVLFAWWFLGELPLPIQLSGGALIIIGVLLVRASDDTAAA; encoded by the coding sequence ATGACCGACACCCAGCCCATCGCCGTACCCACCGGCCCCGCCGGGGCGACCAGTCCTCGTACGTCCCCGGGGCGCCTTGCGTTGACGCTCGCGCTGGTCTCGGCGGCCGCGTTCGGCACGTCGGGTCCCTTCGGGAAGGCGTTGTTCGAGGGTGGCTGGAGCCCCGCCGCTGCAGTGACCGCCAGGATCGGCATCGCCGCGTTGGTGCTGGCCATCCCGACCGCGTTGGAGCTGCGCGGGCGTTGGCACCTGCTGCGCAAGAACCTCGGTGTCGTGCTGATCTATGGCATGACGGGAGTCGCGGGATGTCAGCTGTTCTACTTCGTTGCAGTCGACCATCTCTCCGTTGGCGTCGCCCTCCTTCTTGAGTATCTCTCGCCCGTGCTGCTGGTGGGCTACGCGTGGGCGACGACTCGGCGCCGCCCCAGCCCCCTGACGATCGCCGGCGCCGGCTGTGCGCTGGCAGGTCTGGCGTTGGTACTCAACGTTTTTGGCGACGTATCGCTCAATCTGATCGGCGTGGCGTTCGGCCTGGCGGCGGCATTCTGCTCGGCCGCCTACTTCGTCGTCGCGTCTCACTCCCACGACGAGTCGCTCCCGCCGCTCGCTCTGGCCGGGGCAGGCATGGCCGCGGGCGTGCTGCCGCTGCTGGCCGTCGGGGCACTCGGACTGCTGCCGATGGACGCCTCGACCGAGGACGTACCGTTCGCCGGCCACCAGGTGAGCTTCCTGGTGCCACTGCTCGGGATCGCTGTGCTGGCAGCGGCTTTTGCGTACGTCACGGGCGTGCTGTCCGCTCGGATGCTCGGCTCGCGGCTCGCGTCGTTCCTCGCGTTGTCAGAGGTGCTCTTCGCGGTGCTGTTCGCGTGGTGGTTCCTGGGTGAGCTGCCCCTGCCCATCCAGCTCTCCGGCGGCGCGCTGATCATCATCGGCGTGCTCCTGGTCCGCGCGTCCGACGACACCGCCGCCGCCTGA